From the Ammoniphilus sp. CFH 90114 genome, the window CAAGCATTTTGCAATTTTTATAGCCAGGTGCTATGATGAGGATGTGTTTTGGGTATAGTTGGTTACGATTTGACAAGTCTGATAGAATAAATATGTCGGAATTTGTCATAGACAAAAGTAACCAATAGGAGGCGAACGGTAAATGAACGTTGATCAAGAGAAGATTCAACAAGCTGTAAGAATGATACTTGAAGCGGTGGGTGAGGACGCTGATCGCGAAGGATTGCTTGATACACCAGCTAGGGTAGCTCGGATGTACGAGGAGATCTTTCAAGGTTTACATATTGATCCTAAGGAGTATTTTTCCGTTATTTTCAGCGAAGAACATGAAGAGCTTGTCCTAGTCAAGGATATTCCGTTTTATTCCACTTGCGAGCACCATTTGGTTCCATTTTTTGGAGTAGCTCATGTAGCCTATATCCCTCAGGGCGGAAGAGTGGTTGGATTAAGTAAACTGGCTCGAGCGGTAGAAGCTGTTGCGAAAAGGCCACAATTACAAGAAAGAATTACATCGGTTGTAGCAAACTCTATAATGGAAACATTAAGACCGCATGGTGTAGTTGTGGTGGTAGAAGCTGAACATATGTGTATGACGATGCGAGGAGTTAAGAAACCAGGCTCGAAGACGGTGACCTCTGCTGTAAGAGGTTGCTTTGAAGATGACGTGGCTGCCCGTGCTGAAGTCTTTAGTCTTATCAAGAATTAAGTTAAGGTGCTGATCTGTGAGTACATAAGGAGGAATTCCTAGTGAGTGAGCCGAATGATTATTTCATTATTAAAGCTAAAGAGAACGGAGTCAACGTTATTGGGTTGACAAGAGGAGAGACCACTCGTTTCCATCATTCCGAGAAATTAGACAAGGGAGAAGTTATGATCGCTCAGTTTACTGATCATACTTCAGCCGTTAAGATTCGTGGTAAAGCCATTATTCATACAAAATATGGGACCATTGATACAGGCGAAGAGTTATAGTTTTAAATAAGATTAAACAGCAGGCGCTTCATGCCTGCTTTTCTTTTCTCTTGTTAGAAAGTTGATCATAGATCCCCCATTCTCCTCGTACAATGGAGTAGAGAGGGGTGTTTTCCATGCCGTTAGCACGTAATTTGTTCTTTGCCATAATCCTTTCTACAATGCTTGCCTTCTTGTTGTCCACGCTGCCGATGAATCAATATGAGCAGTCCGCAGGCTTAGCCCCCGTGTTTAAGGCGGCGAGACCCATGGCGCTACAAGAAGAAAACTTAGTAGATGTCCTTAGTATGTTTGATACAGGGTTGCCGGTTACCCATGTTAAGTGGGAAAATCGAAATTTGTTTATTGATTTTACTGTTACGATGGAAAAGCCTATCTATGTAGAGGATATATATACTGACTTGTTTACAACGATTAGATCGACGTATTTATATACAAGCAATGTAGAGGGATTGTATGTTCGTGTTCTTTATCAGGAAAAAGGGAAAGAAGAGGTGCTTATAGCTGTTTCAGCTGAGAAAAGCGATGCCTTGCTCAAGGCGTTGGAATCGACAACAGATAAAAAGTCTTTTTTACATGATTACACGACTTTATCTTATGGTGTACTTTGGAAGGCCAATTTTCAAAAATGATTCTTAAACTTTTATCTGGTTAAAGATATAATAACGTTAGTGTCATTACGATTAGCTCTATGTTATACTTTAGGCATTGTCATTTTGGGGGAAAAGGCTATGATACTAACGAATCCATTATTCCGGGAAGAACTCGCGGAGATAATAGAAGAAGTAAACAAACATATAAAATGCGACTACGTTCAGCGTTATGTAGAGATCCCCTCCATCCCCTTACTGCGGATGCAGGTCCTTTTTTTGTTTCTGCATGATTCCAATGTTGCACGTGAACAAATCAAACATTACTTGGTCTCCACTACGTTAATTCAGCTGGGTTTAGACTGTCATGAGAAAGTGACTCTTGTGCCACAATATAGCGAAGGTGGAATTCGGAACCGACAGTTATCTGTTTTAGC encodes:
- the folE gene encoding GTP cyclohydrolase I FolE; translated protein: MNVDQEKIQQAVRMILEAVGEDADREGLLDTPARVARMYEEIFQGLHIDPKEYFSVIFSEEHEELVLVKDIPFYSTCEHHLVPFFGVAHVAYIPQGGRVVGLSKLARAVEAVAKRPQLQERITSVVANSIMETLRPHGVVVVVEAEHMCMTMRGVKKPGSKTVTSAVRGCFEDDVAARAEVFSLIKN
- the mtrB gene encoding trp RNA-binding attenuation protein MtrB; this encodes MSEPNDYFIIKAKENGVNVIGLTRGETTRFHHSEKLDKGEVMIAQFTDHTSAVKIRGKAIIHTKYGTIDTGEEL